From Oculatellaceae cyanobacterium, a single genomic window includes:
- the clpS gene encoding ATP-dependent Clp protease adapter ClpS codes for MNTLISLTTAMATAPTVTPDKVSEVVRKTYPNYKVIVLNDDFNTFEHVIKCLMKYIPGISADRAWELTNQIHFEGQAVVWVGPQEQAELYHQQLRRAGLTMAPLEAA; via the coding sequence ATGAATACATTAATTTCATTAACTACTGCTATGGCTACTGCACCAACTGTAACCCCTGACAAGGTTAGCGAAGTTGTTCGCAAAACTTATCCTAACTATAAAGTGATTGTGTTGAATGATGACTTCAACACCTTTGAACACGTTATTAAGTGTTTAATGAAGTATATCCCTGGGATAAGTGCTGATCGCGCTTGGGAACTTACTAACCAAATTCATTTTGAAGGTCAAGCTGTTGTTTGGGTTGGCCCTCAAGAACAAGCTGAACTTTACCATCAGCAACTGAGACGCGCAGGTTTGACAATGGCACCCCTAGAGGCAGCTTAA
- a CDS encoding DUF2103 domain-containing protein, whose protein sequence is MNKPNSGRLVWNHSTHIPGLIPILERLTSYTGIQTITPAVIGRAKGHCPRLQLKISVPILGGFKIIARAGKTFQEVFILTNLSQGELEEAIALAMKLKLK, encoded by the coding sequence ATGAATAAACCTAACAGTGGCAGGTTGGTGTGGAATCATTCTACACATATTCCTGGCTTGATTCCCATCTTAGAGCGGCTCACCAGTTATACGGGCATTCAAACAATTACACCCGCAGTAATTGGACGGGCTAAAGGTCATTGCCCCCGTTTGCAATTAAAAATATCCGTACCCATTCTAGGAGGATTTAAAATTATTGCTAGGGCAGGCAAAACCTTTCAGGAAGTGTTTATCCTCACCAACCTCAGCCAAGGTGAATTAGAGGAAGCGATCGCTTTGGCAATGAAACTGAAGCTAAAATAA
- a CDS encoding molybdenum cofactor biosynthesis protein MoaE, with protein MTTVPNFIDTPTSSVKDLVITFAPLSLEEVYALADNQANGAVVVMSGMVRNQTDGRPVVCLEYQAYEPMAINVFKQIATEIRSRWSNVNRVVIHHRTGKLKIGEISVLIAVGCPHRTEAFEACRYAIDTLKHNAPIWKKEHWSDGSSSWVSIAACETQESGC; from the coding sequence ATGACTACAGTACCCAATTTTATCGACACTCCCACCTCAAGTGTGAAAGATCTAGTAATTACTTTTGCTCCCTTATCGCTTGAAGAGGTTTATGCTTTAGCTGATAATCAAGCTAATGGTGCAGTAGTAGTTATGAGTGGGATGGTACGCAATCAAACCGATGGTAGACCAGTGGTTTGCTTGGAGTATCAAGCTTATGAACCAATGGCAATCAATGTCTTTAAGCAAATAGCTACTGAAATTCGCTCTCGGTGGTCAAATGTTAATCGGGTAGTGATTCATCATCGCACGGGCAAATTAAAAATTGGTGAAATCAGTGTTTTGATAGCTGTAGGTTGTCCTCACCGCACAGAAGCTTTTGAAGCTTGTCGTTACGCGATTGATACACTCAAGCATAATGCTCCCATTTGGAAAAAAGAACATTGGAGTGATGGGTCTAGCAGTTGGGTGAGTATTGCTGCTTGTGAAACTCAGGAATCTGGCTGCTAA